In a single window of the Bacillus clarus genome:
- the pepF gene encoding oligoendopeptidase F — translation MSEQKPKALPERSEVEEVNTWRLEDIFQTDAEWEKEFQAIKELLPKLIEFKGKLGDSASTLLATLQYEDEISMRLGKLYTYAHMRYDQDTTNSVYQALNDRATSLYSQVSSSTAYIVPEILAISEETLQAFLKENRELSVYEHALEEITRQRPHVLSEAEEALLAEASEVMSASSNTFGMLNNADLKFPSIKGEDGEEVEVTHGRYIQFLESDDRRVRHDAFHAVFETYGKYKNTFASTLSGAVKRNNFNARVRKYDSARQAALSNNNIPETVYDQLVETVNDNLHLLHRYIDIRKRALGLDELHMYDLYTPLVPEAKMSVKYEEAQDMLLKSLHVLGDEYVEILKEAYENRWVDVYENKGKRSGAYSSGAYGTNPYILMNWHDNVDNLFTLAHEFGHSVHSYYTRKTQPHVYGDYSIFVAEVASTCNEALLNDYLLKTTEDKKERLYLLNHYLEGFRGTVFRQTMFAEFEHIIHKKVQEGHAVTPDMLTEIYYDLNKKYFGDALVIDKEIGLEWSRIPHFYYNYYVYQYATGFSAATALSKQILEEGQPAVERYINEFLKAGSSDYPIEVLKKAGVDMASPEPVKEALQVFEEKLNELEALLFEEK, via the coding sequence ATGTCTGAACAAAAACCAAAAGCATTACCAGAGCGTAGTGAGGTTGAAGAAGTAAATACATGGCGCCTAGAAGATATTTTCCAAACGGATGCAGAGTGGGAAAAAGAATTCCAAGCTATTAAAGAGCTATTACCAAAGTTAATTGAATTTAAAGGGAAACTTGGTGATTCTGCAAGTACGTTACTCGCAACGTTACAATATGAAGATGAAATTTCAATGCGATTAGGTAAGTTATATACATATGCTCATATGCGTTACGATCAAGATACAACAAATTCTGTTTATCAAGCATTGAATGATCGTGCAACGAGCTTATATTCACAAGTATCAAGTAGTACGGCGTATATCGTTCCAGAAATTTTAGCAATTTCAGAAGAAACGTTACAAGCTTTCTTGAAAGAAAATAGAGAACTGAGTGTGTATGAGCATGCATTAGAAGAAATTACACGTCAGCGTCCACACGTACTATCAGAAGCGGAAGAAGCATTATTAGCAGAAGCATCTGAAGTGATGAGTGCATCAAGCAATACATTTGGTATGTTGAATAACGCGGATTTAAAATTCCCATCTATTAAAGGTGAAGATGGTGAAGAAGTAGAAGTAACACATGGCCGCTACATTCAATTTTTAGAAAGTGATGATCGCCGTGTTCGTCATGATGCATTCCATGCTGTTTTTGAAACGTACGGAAAGTATAAAAACACATTTGCAAGTACGCTAAGTGGGGCAGTAAAACGTAATAATTTCAATGCACGTGTTCGTAAATACGATTCTGCACGCCAGGCTGCATTAAGCAATAATAACATTCCTGAAACGGTATATGATCAGCTTGTTGAAACAGTGAATGATAACTTACATTTATTACATCGTTATATCGATATTCGTAAGCGTGCATTGGGTCTTGACGAACTTCATATGTACGATTTATATACACCACTTGTACCAGAAGCGAAGATGAGTGTGAAATATGAAGAAGCACAAGACATGTTATTGAAATCATTACATGTACTTGGTGATGAGTATGTTGAAATTTTAAAAGAAGCATATGAAAATCGCTGGGTAGATGTATATGAGAATAAAGGAAAACGAAGCGGTGCTTACTCATCTGGTGCATACGGGACAAATCCTTATATCTTAATGAACTGGCATGATAATGTAGACAATCTATTTACACTTGCGCATGAGTTTGGTCATTCTGTACATAGTTACTACACAAGAAAGACTCAACCACATGTATACGGTGATTATTCAATCTTCGTTGCAGAAGTTGCATCAACTTGTAATGAAGCTCTTTTAAATGATTACTTATTAAAAACGACAGAAGATAAAAAAGAGCGTTTATATTTATTAAATCATTATTTAGAAGGATTCCGCGGGACTGTATTCCGTCAAACGATGTTTGCAGAGTTTGAGCATATCATCCATAAGAAGGTACAAGAAGGACATGCAGTTACACCAGATATGTTAACGGAAATTTACTACGATTTAAATAAAAAATATTTCGGTGACGCTTTAGTGATCGATAAAGAAATTGGTTTAGAGTGGTCTCGTATTCCGCACTTCTATTACAACTACTATGTATATCAATATGCAACAGGATTCAGTGCAGCGACAGCTTTATCAAAACAAATTTTAGAAGAAGGACAACCAGCAGTAGAACGCTATATTAATGAGTTCTTAAAAGCTGGAAGCTCCGACTACCCAATTGAAGTGTTGAAAAAAGCAGGAGTAGATATGGCATCTCCAGAGCCTGTTAAAGAAGCACTGCAAGTATTTGAAGAGAAATTAAATGAACTAGAAGCGTTATTATTTGAAGAAAAATAG
- a CDS encoding CYTH domain-containing protein, with translation MTQEIEIEFKNMVTKEEFQTLCKAFSIETFIKQVNHYFETPHFSLKESGSALRIRHKDGTYTLTLKQPAEIGLLETHQFLTEEEAYLMMETNEIIQGVVADQLHELQIPVSALTYMGSLTTERAETSFKGGTLVFDHSFYYNHDDYELEYEVQDETTGKAAFMHVLKQHDIPVRHTNNKVQRFFLAKQNKAR, from the coding sequence ATGACACAAGAAATCGAAATCGAATTTAAAAATATGGTCACAAAAGAAGAGTTCCAAACATTATGCAAAGCATTTTCTATTGAAACATTTATAAAACAAGTCAATCACTACTTTGAAACGCCGCATTTTTCTTTAAAAGAATCTGGTTCTGCACTTCGCATTCGTCATAAAGATGGAACTTATACATTAACATTAAAACAACCTGCTGAAATTGGGTTATTAGAAACACATCAATTTTTAACAGAGGAAGAAGCCTACCTTATGATGGAAACAAATGAAATCATCCAAGGGGTCGTAGCAGATCAACTACATGAATTACAAATCCCCGTTTCAGCTTTAACTTATATGGGTAGTTTAACAACAGAAAGAGCAGAAACTTCATTCAAAGGCGGAACACTTGTCTTTGATCATAGTTTCTATTACAATCACGATGATTATGAACTTGAATATGAAGTACAAGATGAAACGACTGGTAAAGCGGCATTTATGCATGTATTAAAACAACATGACATACCAGTTCGTCATACGAATAACAAAGTGCAACGTTTTTTCCTTGCCAAACAAAACAAAGCACGCTAA
- a CDS encoding ClpXP adapter SpxH family protein, producing the protein MDKQEAKHMNMPSPSKCEHKSVEAYLFIDPLCKDCWEIEPFIIKLWLEYGNYFSIRHILTGKVDGASASSHKWNKPANIRFVWEKTTSLQGFSCDGKVHMQDASSTPYLVSMAIKAAELQGRKAGSKFLRKLQEYISLENASNPSIELLLACAEDSGIDAYEFKKDLHSASAKKAFQCDLKFTNEMHITEIPSLVFFHANSNEEGIKIAGIYSYDVYVQLLKEIVKCDIEPEPLPPLEALLEAAQFMSSKEIAFIYDCSQQEIECELKKLLLKRKVRLVEMKCERYWKWIEKDLV; encoded by the coding sequence ATGGATAAACAGGAAGCAAAGCATATGAATATGCCTTCTCCTTCCAAGTGCGAGCATAAATCTGTAGAAGCATATTTATTTATTGATCCACTTTGTAAAGATTGCTGGGAGATCGAGCCGTTTATCATTAAACTATGGCTTGAATATGGAAATTATTTCTCTATCCGGCACATATTAACCGGCAAAGTGGACGGAGCGAGTGCTTCCTCACACAAATGGAATAAACCTGCTAATATTCGATTTGTGTGGGAAAAGACAACGAGTTTGCAAGGTTTCTCATGCGACGGAAAGGTACATATGCAAGATGCCTCATCAACACCGTATTTAGTTTCGATGGCAATTAAAGCGGCGGAGTTACAAGGCCGAAAAGCAGGTTCGAAGTTTTTGCGAAAACTCCAAGAATACATTTCTCTTGAAAATGCATCGAATCCTAGCATTGAATTATTACTTGCATGTGCTGAAGATAGCGGAATTGACGCTTACGAATTTAAAAAAGATTTGCATTCTGCTAGTGCAAAAAAAGCATTCCAATGCGATTTAAAATTCACAAATGAAATGCATATTACTGAAATTCCTTCCCTCGTATTCTTTCATGCAAATTCCAATGAGGAAGGCATTAAAATTGCGGGAATTTATTCCTATGATGTATATGTGCAGCTATTAAAAGAAATTGTAAAGTGCGATATCGAGCCTGAACCATTACCACCGTTAGAAGCTTTACTAGAAGCAGCTCAATTTATGTCTTCAAAAGAAATCGCCTTTATATATGACTGCTCACAACAAGAAATAGAGTGTGAACTTAAAAAACTATTACTAAAAAGAAAAGTACGATTGGTCGAAATGAAATGTGAGCGTTATTGGAAATGGATAGAAAAAGACCTGGTGTAA
- a CDS encoding globin, with translation MSNQPMTPFEAIGGEQCIAILVDTFYSYVSKHPDLSPIFPEDLTETARKQKQFLTQYLGGPNLYTEEHGHPMLRARHLPFEITPKRAKAWLSCMEQAMDDTGVHGHVRDFVFERLALTAQHMVNTPDETGEV, from the coding sequence ATGAGCAATCAACCGATGACACCATTTGAAGCAATTGGCGGTGAACAATGCATTGCAATATTAGTCGATACATTTTATTCCTATGTCAGTAAACACCCTGACTTATCTCCCATCTTCCCAGAAGACTTGACAGAGACAGCTAGGAAGCAGAAACAATTTTTAACACAATATTTGGGTGGTCCTAATTTGTATACAGAAGAACATGGACATCCTATGTTAAGAGCACGCCATCTCCCTTTTGAGATTACACCAAAGCGCGCAAAAGCATGGCTTTCATGTATGGAACAAGCAATGGACGACACAGGCGTACACGGTCACGTGAGAGACTTTGTTTTTGAACGTTTAGCATTAACTGCACAACATATGGTTAATACTCCAGATGAAACAGGTGAAGTGTAA
- a CDS encoding competence protein CoiA, with product MFIARRENGEKIHLLYNRDEKLLHRMRKRERFFCPSCGKEVKLKLGKQKRWHFAHKKVEQCIVHYEAESMYHMQGKEQLYRWLKSQRFQVEIEYYLPEIRQRPDLFIEREERKIAIEYQCASLSIEQLLKRTFAYWKAGIQVIWILGGKQLKRNSSYWISLSSFHSFCMQSYPQPLLFFFCPKQKTFMKCSFLTPFSSNVYFSHTIYLPMHIITFEELFHPIPFLKNKLELEWTNKKKYFRTNALPIWNYNHKSLLRLLYQFKLTPASFPSEIGVPLPSAFSFQTHLFIWQAYLYMKFIGSRKVGDSFSLQTTCNYLKKYTKRRLLPYFAQNIWRLAVEEYMIFLCYAGVLHKVGTHKYRKIRGIIIPKTEEEVDEYDAVCLTYALSLFEAKYNMREGKADIIKEHHEGIT from the coding sequence ATGTTTATCGCAAGGAGAGAAAATGGTGAAAAGATTCATCTTCTATACAACCGTGATGAAAAGCTCTTGCATAGAATGCGTAAAAGGGAGCGCTTTTTTTGTCCATCTTGCGGGAAGGAAGTAAAGCTTAAACTAGGAAAACAAAAGAGGTGGCATTTCGCTCATAAAAAAGTGGAACAATGTATTGTCCATTATGAGGCAGAATCAATGTACCATATGCAAGGGAAGGAACAGTTGTATAGGTGGTTAAAGTCACAAAGATTTCAAGTTGAAATCGAGTACTACCTCCCCGAGATTCGGCAACGGCCAGATCTTTTTATAGAGAGAGAAGAGAGAAAGATTGCGATTGAGTATCAATGTGCATCGCTATCTATAGAGCAATTATTAAAAAGAACCTTTGCTTACTGGAAAGCCGGAATACAAGTGATTTGGATACTTGGCGGAAAGCAACTAAAAAGGAATTCCTCTTATTGGATTTCATTATCTTCGTTTCATTCGTTTTGTATGCAGTCTTATCCTCAACCCTTACTCTTCTTTTTTTGCCCAAAGCAAAAGACATTTATGAAATGTTCATTTTTGACCCCGTTTTCCTCGAATGTTTATTTTTCACATACAATTTATTTACCGATGCACATCATTACTTTTGAAGAACTATTTCATCCAATTCCTTTTTTGAAAAACAAATTAGAGCTAGAGTGGACAAATAAGAAGAAGTATTTTCGTACGAATGCTTTACCTATTTGGAACTATAATCATAAATCATTGTTACGTCTTTTATATCAATTTAAACTTACTCCAGCTAGTTTTCCTTCTGAAATTGGTGTTCCACTTCCATCTGCCTTTTCATTTCAAACACATCTGTTCATATGGCAAGCGTATCTTTATATGAAGTTTATAGGTAGCCGTAAAGTAGGGGATTCCTTTTCGCTACAGACAACGTGTAACTATCTAAAGAAATATACGAAGAGGCGTCTATTACCGTATTTTGCACAAAATATATGGCGGTTAGCAGTTGAAGAGTATATGATCTTTTTATGTTATGCCGGTGTGCTTCATAAAGTAGGGACGCATAAGTACAGGAAAATAAGGGGGATAATTATACCTAAAACAGAAGAAGAGGTAGACGAATATGACGCAGTTTGTTTGACGTACGCACTATCTTTATTTGAAGCAAAGTACAACATGAGAGAAGGAAAAGCGGATATAATAAAAGAGCATCATGAAGGAATTACATAA